One Primulina huaijiensis isolate GDHJ02 chromosome 5, ASM1229523v2, whole genome shotgun sequence DNA segment encodes these proteins:
- the LOC140977055 gene encoding translocase of chloroplast 34-like isoform X2, with protein sequence MAVQLVREWTAIQQFPAATQEKLVDLLSKLKNQNVNTLTILVMGKGGVGKSSTVNSIVGERVVTVSAFQSETPRPVIVSRSRSGFTLNIIDTPGLVEGGYVSDQVLETIKRFLLNKTIDVLLYVDRLDAYRVDNLDKQIVKAIADGFGKDIWQKSMVVLTHAQLSPPDLLSYEEFFSRRSESLLKCIRQGARIGKTEAQNYAIPVALVENSGRCNKNEYDEKILPSGSPWIPNLVHTITEITLNGKKSILVDQKLIEGPNANDRGKLFIPVIVAFQYFFVIKTIEKWISKDIFRETKTPRG encoded by the exons ATGGCGGTGCAGCTAGTTAGAGAATGGACTGCAATTCAGCAGTTTCCTGCAGCAACTCAGGAGAAATTGGTTGACTTGTTGTCAAAGTTAAAGAACCAG AATGTCAATACATTGACAATCCTTGTGATGGGGAAAGGTGGTGTTGGAAAATCTTCCACCGTCAATTCGATTGTTGGGGAACGAGTTGTCACAGTTAGTGCTTTTCAG TCGGAAACTCCTAGGCCCGTGATTGTTTCACGATCACGATCAGGATTTACTCTGAACATCATCGATACCCCAGGGCTTGTTGAGGGAGGATATGTCAGCGACCAAGTGCTCGAGACCATTAAAAG GTTTCTTTTGAACAAGACAATAGATGTTCTGCTTTATGTGGATCGTTTGGATGCATATAGAGTGGATAATTTGGACAAACAGATCGTGAAAGCCATTGCTGATGGTTTTGGCAAAGATATATGGCAAAAATCAATGGTTGTCCTCACACATGCTCAGCTCTCTCCTCCAGACTTATTGAGTTATGAGGAGTTCTTTTCCAGACGATCGGAGTCTCTCTTGAAATGCATCCGACAAGGAGCTAGGATTGGTAAAACGGAAGCTCAG AACTATGCCATTCCAGTTGCTTTGGTTGAGAATAGTGGGAGATGTAACAAGAATGAGTACGACGAGAAG ATCCTCCCAAGTGGTTCTCCTTGGATACCCAATTTGGTTCATACTATCACCGAAATTACCTTAAATGGAAAGAAGAGTATCCTTGTTGATCAGAAGCTGATTGAAGGACCAAATGCGAATGATAGAGGAAAGCTATTCATCCCTGTCATTGTAGCATTCCAA TACTTCTTTGTCATCAAAACAATTGAGAAGTGGATCAGCAAGGATATATTCAGAGAGACTAAAACTCCACGGGGGTAG
- the LOC140977055 gene encoding translocase of chloroplast 34-like isoform X1: MAVQLVREWTAIQQFPAATQEKLVDLLSKLKNQNVNTLTILVMGKGGVGKSSTVNSIVGERVVTVSAFQSETPRPVIVSRSRSGFTLNIIDTPGLVEGGYVSDQVLETIKSFLGRFLLNKTIDVLLYVDRLDAYRVDNLDKQIVKAIADGFGKDIWQKSMVVLTHAQLSPPDLLSYEEFFSRRSESLLKCIRQGARIGKTEAQNYAIPVALVENSGRCNKNEYDEKILPSGSPWIPNLVHTITEITLNGKKSILVDQKLIEGPNANDRGKLFIPVIVAFQYFFVIKTIEKWISKDIFRETKTPRG; encoded by the exons ATGGCGGTGCAGCTAGTTAGAGAATGGACTGCAATTCAGCAGTTTCCTGCAGCAACTCAGGAGAAATTGGTTGACTTGTTGTCAAAGTTAAAGAACCAG AATGTCAATACATTGACAATCCTTGTGATGGGGAAAGGTGGTGTTGGAAAATCTTCCACCGTCAATTCGATTGTTGGGGAACGAGTTGTCACAGTTAGTGCTTTTCAG TCGGAAACTCCTAGGCCCGTGATTGTTTCACGATCACGATCAGGATTTACTCTGAACATCATCGATACCCCAGGGCTTGTTGAGGGAGGATATGTCAGCGACCAAGTGCTCGAGACCATTAAAAG CTTTCTGGGCAGGTTTCTTTTGAACAAGACAATAGATGTTCTGCTTTATGTGGATCGTTTGGATGCATATAGAGTGGATAATTTGGACAAACAGATCGTGAAAGCCATTGCTGATGGTTTTGGCAAAGATATATGGCAAAAATCAATGGTTGTCCTCACACATGCTCAGCTCTCTCCTCCAGACTTATTGAGTTATGAGGAGTTCTTTTCCAGACGATCGGAGTCTCTCTTGAAATGCATCCGACAAGGAGCTAGGATTGGTAAAACGGAAGCTCAG AACTATGCCATTCCAGTTGCTTTGGTTGAGAATAGTGGGAGATGTAACAAGAATGAGTACGACGAGAAG ATCCTCCCAAGTGGTTCTCCTTGGATACCCAATTTGGTTCATACTATCACCGAAATTACCTTAAATGGAAAGAAGAGTATCCTTGTTGATCAGAAGCTGATTGAAGGACCAAATGCGAATGATAGAGGAAAGCTATTCATCCCTGTCATTGTAGCATTCCAA TACTTCTTTGTCATCAAAACAATTGAGAAGTGGATCAGCAAGGATATATTCAGAGAGACTAAAACTCCACGGGGGTAG
- the LOC140977053 gene encoding uncharacterized protein isoform X1, which produces MDGRRITATPRPCRGRRVVAKKRPRGGFDVLVNSVRKLQRREISSKRDRGFSMSDAQERFRHIRLQEEYDTHDPKGYCSSMLPFLKKRSKIIEIVAARDIVFALAQSGVCAAFSRETDQRICFLNVSPDEVIRSLFYNKNNDSLITVSVYASDNFSSLKCRTTRIEYIRRGKPDAGFPLFESESLKWPGFVEFDDVNGKVLTYSAQDSIYKVFDLKNYTMLYSISDENVQEIKISPGIMLLIFTKTSGGVPLKILSIEDGTVLKSFSHLLHRNKKVDFIEQFNEKLLVKQENENLQILDVRNSELTEVSSTKFMTPSAFIFLYENQLFLTFRNRTVSVWNFRGELVTSFEDHLLSHPDCNTNNIYITSDQDLIISYCNSDEPLADGNAGSINISNILTGKCLAKIKAGDSVPADDCNCSANCRGRNCNSRKRVQNSRLRSAVADALEDITALFYDEDRNEIYTGNRLGLVHVWSN; this is translated from the exons ATGGATGGAAGGAGAATAACAGCGACTCCTAGGCCATGTCGTGGGAGACGAGTGGTGGCGAAGAAGCGGCCCCGCGGTGGGTTTGATGTGCTTGTTAACAGCGTGAGGAAGCTGCAGAGAAGGGAGATTTCCTCAAAACGTGATCGTGGTTTCAGTATGAGTGATGCTCAAGAGCGGTTCCGCCACATTCGCTTGCAG GAAGAATATGATACTCATGATCCCAAGGGATACTGTTCCTCGATGTTGCCATTTCTGAAAAAGAGatcaaaaattattgaaatagtTGCTGCTCGTGATATTGTGTTTGCTCTTGCCCAATCTGGTGTTTGTGCAGCATTTAGTCGAG AGACCGACCAGAGGATATGCTTTCTCAATGTCAGTCCAGATGAAGTTATTCGAAGCTTATTCTACAACAAGAATAATGATTCTCTGATCACTGTTTCAGTCTACGCTTCTGATAATTTTAGTTCCCTAAAATGCAGAACCACAAGGATTGA ATACATACGACGGGGTAAACCTGATGCTGGTTTTCCTCTATTCGAGTCTGAATCATTGAAGTGGCCCGGTTTTGTGGAATTTGATGATGTAAATGGAAAAGTTCTTACCTATTCTGCACAAGATAG TATATACAAGGTATTTGACTTGAAAAACTATACAATGTTGTACTCAATTTCTGATGAAAATGTTCAAGAGATTAAGATCAG CCCAGGAATCATGTTATTGATATTTACGAAAACTAGTGGTGGCGTTCCTTTGAAGATTCTATCAATAGAGGATGGAACTGTTCTCAAGTCTTTCAGTCATCTCCTTCATAGAAACAAGAAGGTGGATTTCATCGAACAGTTCAACGAGAAGCTCCTTGTCAAGCAAGAGAATGAGAACCTTCAGATTCTTGAT GTCCGTAATTCCGAGTTAACAGAAGTTAGCAGCACTAAATTCATGACACCGTCTGCGTTTATATTTCTGTATGAGAACCAATTGTTCCTGACATTCAGAAATAGAACCGTGTCTGTTTGGAACTTCAGGGGAGAGCTTGTGACGTCGTTTGAGGATCACTTATTATCACATCCTGATTGCAATaccaataatatatatatcacCAGCGATCAAGACCTCATCATTTCATATTGCAATTCGGATGAGCCATTAGCTGATGGAAATG CGGGGTCGATCAATATCAGCAACATCTTGACCGGAAAGTGCCTTGCGAAAATAAAGGCTGGCGACAGTGTTCCTGCAGATGACTGCAACTGCAGTGCAAATTGCCGTGGAAGAAATTGCAACTCAAGAAAGCGTGTCCAAAATTCAAGACTCAGAAGTGCTGTTGCAGACGCACTTGAGGACATCACGGCTCTTTTCTACGATGAAGATCGTAACGAGATCTACACCGGAAATAGGCTTGGCCTGGTTCACGTGTGGTCTAACTAA
- the LOC140977053 gene encoding uncharacterized protein isoform X2 translates to MDGRRITATPRPCRGRRVVAKKRPRGGFDVLVNSVRKLQRREISSKRDRGFSMSDAQERFRHIRLQEEYDTHDPKGYCSSMLPFLKKRSKIIEIVAARDIVFALAQSGVCAAFSRETDQRICFLNVSPDEVIRSLFYNKNNDSLITVSVYASDNFSSLKCRTTRIEYIRRGKPDAGFPLFESESLKWPGFVEFDDVNGKVLTYSAQDSPGIMLLIFTKTSGGVPLKILSIEDGTVLKSFSHLLHRNKKVDFIEQFNEKLLVKQENENLQILDVRNSELTEVSSTKFMTPSAFIFLYENQLFLTFRNRTVSVWNFRGELVTSFEDHLLSHPDCNTNNIYITSDQDLIISYCNSDEPLADGNAGSINISNILTGKCLAKIKAGDSVPADDCNCSANCRGRNCNSRKRVQNSRLRSAVADALEDITALFYDEDRNEIYTGNRLGLVHVWSN, encoded by the exons ATGGATGGAAGGAGAATAACAGCGACTCCTAGGCCATGTCGTGGGAGACGAGTGGTGGCGAAGAAGCGGCCCCGCGGTGGGTTTGATGTGCTTGTTAACAGCGTGAGGAAGCTGCAGAGAAGGGAGATTTCCTCAAAACGTGATCGTGGTTTCAGTATGAGTGATGCTCAAGAGCGGTTCCGCCACATTCGCTTGCAG GAAGAATATGATACTCATGATCCCAAGGGATACTGTTCCTCGATGTTGCCATTTCTGAAAAAGAGatcaaaaattattgaaatagtTGCTGCTCGTGATATTGTGTTTGCTCTTGCCCAATCTGGTGTTTGTGCAGCATTTAGTCGAG AGACCGACCAGAGGATATGCTTTCTCAATGTCAGTCCAGATGAAGTTATTCGAAGCTTATTCTACAACAAGAATAATGATTCTCTGATCACTGTTTCAGTCTACGCTTCTGATAATTTTAGTTCCCTAAAATGCAGAACCACAAGGATTGA ATACATACGACGGGGTAAACCTGATGCTGGTTTTCCTCTATTCGAGTCTGAATCATTGAAGTGGCCCGGTTTTGTGGAATTTGATGATGTAAATGGAAAAGTTCTTACCTATTCTGCACAAGATAG CCCAGGAATCATGTTATTGATATTTACGAAAACTAGTGGTGGCGTTCCTTTGAAGATTCTATCAATAGAGGATGGAACTGTTCTCAAGTCTTTCAGTCATCTCCTTCATAGAAACAAGAAGGTGGATTTCATCGAACAGTTCAACGAGAAGCTCCTTGTCAAGCAAGAGAATGAGAACCTTCAGATTCTTGAT GTCCGTAATTCCGAGTTAACAGAAGTTAGCAGCACTAAATTCATGACACCGTCTGCGTTTATATTTCTGTATGAGAACCAATTGTTCCTGACATTCAGAAATAGAACCGTGTCTGTTTGGAACTTCAGGGGAGAGCTTGTGACGTCGTTTGAGGATCACTTATTATCACATCCTGATTGCAATaccaataatatatatatcacCAGCGATCAAGACCTCATCATTTCATATTGCAATTCGGATGAGCCATTAGCTGATGGAAATG CGGGGTCGATCAATATCAGCAACATCTTGACCGGAAAGTGCCTTGCGAAAATAAAGGCTGGCGACAGTGTTCCTGCAGATGACTGCAACTGCAGTGCAAATTGCCGTGGAAGAAATTGCAACTCAAGAAAGCGTGTCCAAAATTCAAGACTCAGAAGTGCTGTTGCAGACGCACTTGAGGACATCACGGCTCTTTTCTACGATGAAGATCGTAACGAGATCTACACCGGAAATAGGCTTGGCCTGGTTCACGTGTGGTCTAACTAA
- the LOC140977054 gene encoding cell division cycle 20.2, cofactor of APC complex-like: MDREYDWRLQSDWYSPTRLHDSPVEYDFLGDRFIPNRSLMDLDQAHGALTTRNNAGPKETNFRIAYQKKLENLTLDVEGRPFQMLVFRGSPKSSRKSQSPHMINEMRRSDEDISDHKPLRQFPKHESRILDAPNIRNDYYLNVMDWGRTNILAVALDKKLYLWNADSSKISLVSEANSGDDYTSSVAWSEDAKTIAAGYRSSVIELYDAETFKCVRCLKGHKRRIGCIAWNSHVLTSGSCDRSIINHDVRAKNSLICNVKVHTHEVCGLKWSSTGNILASGGNDNLVYIWNACKMSSMHYIHRFNSHCAAVKALAWCPYNDDILASGGGTDDGTVKLWNVQKGACVRSIDTKAQICELIWNSHHKEILSGHGYGTECQNQLCLWKYPSMSKIGQSLSHASRVLHLSQSPDGLTVVSAGADETLRFWEVFGPAQDTNSNDSYLKSLLSFKTSPMR, from the exons ATGGATCGTGAATACGATTGGAGACTTCAATCCGACTGGTACTCGCCTACTCGCCTCCACGACAGTCCTGTGGAGTACGATTTCTTG GGAGATAGATTTATACCGAATAGGAGCCTGATGGATCTTGATCAAGCGCACGGTGCATTGACAACCAGGAATAATGCAGGTCCCAAGGAGACTAACTTCAga ATTGCATATCAAAAGAAGTTGGAAAATCTGACTTTAGATGTTGAAGGAAGGCCATTTCAGATGTTGGTTTTCAGGGGCAGCCCCAAATCGAGTAGAAAATCGCAATCACCCCATATGATTAATGAGATGAGACGTAGTGATGAGGATATCTCAGATCATAAGCCCTTACGACAGTTCCCTAAG CACGAATCCCGTATTCTGGATGCGCCTAATATAAGGAATGATTACTATCTCAATGTCATGGATTGGGGAAGAACCAACATTCTTGCTGTTGCTTTGGACAAAAAATTATACCTATGGAATGCAGATAGTAGTAAAATTTCGTTGGTATCCGAGGCCAACAGCGGTGATGACTATACTTCTAGTGTTGCCTGGTCTGAAGATGCCAAAACTATAGCAGCAGGATACAGGTCCTCCGTGATAGAGCTCTATGATGCAGAGACATTTAAATGT GTGAGATGTCTTAAAGGTCACAAGAGAAGGATTGGCTGTATCGCATGGAACAGTCACGTGTTGACATCGGGAAGCTGTGATAGATCCATTATTAATCATGACG TAAGAGCAAAGAACAGCTTGATATGTAACGTGAAAGTGCACACTCATGAAGTTTGCGGTTTGAAGTGGTCGAGCACTGGAAATATTCTAGCAAGCGGTGGCAATGACAATCTTGTTTATATATGGAATGCATGTAAAATGAGCTCAATGCATTACATTCACCGCTTTAATAGTCATTGTGCTGCCGTGAAGGCTCTTGCTTGGTGCCCGTATAACGACGACATACTAGCTTCTGGAGGAGGCACAGATGACGGAACAGTCAAGTTGTGGAATGTGCAAAAAGGAGCCTGTGTTCGCAGTATAGATACTAAAGCACAG ATATGTGAGCTGATATGGAACAGTCATCATAAAGAGATACTGAGTGGACACGGCTATGGAACTGAATGTCAGAACCAATTATGTTTATGGAAGTATCCATCCATGTCCAAAATCGGACAATCCTTGAGTCATGCATCTAGAGTTCTTCATCTTTCCCAG AGCCCGGATGGCCTGACAGTAGTCTCAGCTGGAGCAGATGAAACTCTACGATTCTGGGAGGTGTTTGGTCCTGCACAAGATACCAATTCAAACGATTCATATTTGAAAAGTCTATTGTCTTTCAAAACATCACCTATGAGATGA
- the LOC140977056 gene encoding E3 ubiquitin-protein ligase BOI-like, translated as MILKNGVPKDSRKRKMKEVAEEPFKAQQQINLFNLQGQQHFSSPDIPVNGGQQSRVHQILNTAAPFRPFSSTSQGAYIPFTSSQPLHSIAEKYPRFSVDVTKWRNDNQIDQIITAHEVDLRYALGRMLSEHHRITHNAAEERATKKLREREMELQENMSKNAELKEMAAHYKAEKEKVHDRVEFLEQVTKSLQSRLRDAVDTLRYAETPQDDAESSFTDPDRVRPVKLECKVCEERVAMVMMWPCRHVCVCVQCESAVKECPVCGSVKRTSVEVRLPS; from the exons ATGATCCTTAAAAATGGAG TGCCAAAGGATTCACGCAAGAGAAAAATGAAGGAAGTTGCAGAAGAACCATTCAAAGCACAGCAACAGATTAACCTCTTCAATCTTCAAGGTCAGCAGCACTTCTCTTCTCCTGATATTCCTGTTAATGGCGGCCAACAGTCACGAGTTCATCAAATCCTCAACACCGCAGCGCCTTTCAGACCCTTTTCTTCTACTTCCCAAGGTGCTTACATACCCTTCACTTCGTCTCAGCCACTGCACTCCATTGCTGAGAAGTACCCGCGGTTCTCCGTAGATGTTACGAAATGGCGAAACGATAAtcaaattgatcaaataatcaCAGCCCAT GAAGTGGATCTAAGGTATGCATTGGGGCGAATGCTGTCGGAGCACCACCGCATCACCCATAACGCGGCTGAGGAGAGAGCGACCAAGAAACTGAGAGAAAGAGAAATGGAACTGCAAGAAAATATGAGTAAAAATGCGGAATTGAAAGAGATGGCGGCACACTACAAGGCGGAAAAGGAGAAGGTACACGACAGGGTGGAGTTCTTGGAGCAAGTGACGAAATCTTTACAGTCCCGCCTGCGGGATGCAGTTGATACTCTGCGGTACGCAGAAACGCCGCAAGACGATGCGGAATCGTCGTTTACTGACCCAGACAGAGTTCGACCCGTTAAACTCGAGTGCAAAGTCTGTGAGGAGCGTGTGGCCATGGTGATGATGTGGCCTTGTCGCCATGTTTGTGTCTGTGTGCAGTGCGAGTCCGCCGTTAAGGAATGCCCTGTTTGCGGCTCGGTTAAGAGGACGAGTGTGGAAGTGCGTCTCCCATCTTAA